Proteins encoded together in one Thermophilibacter immobilis window:
- the htpG gene encoding molecular chaperone HtpG — protein MRKFKTESKKLLDLMINSIYTNHEIFLRELVSNASDAIDKLYLKSLTDSSVQVDQANLAINVAFDKDARTITVSDNGIGMTSDELEKNLGTIAHSGSEEFKAENAQSQGDAVDIIGRFGVGFYSAFMVAKEVSVTTRAYGSDECFRWTSDGIEGYTISPVTADDPIYRAQSGSDIVLTLKDNTDDVSYDEFLSEYKLKDLITRYSNYVRYPVKMLVTKSRQKDKPADAGDDYKPEWEDYTELDTVNSMTPIWKKRAADVTKEEYAEFYKSTFHDWADPARTFSLHAEGALEYDALLFIPGQAPFDLYSRDYEKGLELYSSNVLIMEKCADLVPDYYNFVRGVVDSSDVSLNISRETLQQTRQLQAMSRRIEKKITSELGALRDDDREAYEKFFENFGRGLKYGLYQSYGSKKDELADLLLFWSAREEKMVTLAEYAAAMPDGQAAIYYAAGDDRERLAKMPVVKAVLAKGYDVLLCTADVDEFCFQAMRDFEAKGLPKAYESDEAREAAAQAVADGAEPELEDRTLELKNVSAGDLDLATDEEKSAAQEATKANEDLFNAMKEALGDKVEKVAVSTRLAGDDAPAVITSEGPVSLGMEKVLSAGPESGEAPKATRVLEVNAAHPVFEKLRAAQDSGDKERLSLYAGLLYDQALLVEGIMPTDPVAFASQVCKLM, from the coding sequence ATGCGCAAGTTCAAGACGGAGAGCAAGAAGCTTCTGGACCTCATGATCAACTCGATCTACACCAACCACGAGATCTTCCTGCGCGAGCTCGTCTCCAACGCGTCGGACGCGATCGACAAGCTCTACCTCAAGAGCCTGACCGACTCCTCCGTCCAGGTCGACCAGGCCAACCTCGCCATCAACGTGGCCTTTGACAAGGACGCCCGCACCATCACCGTCTCGGACAACGGCATCGGCATGACCTCCGACGAGCTCGAGAAGAACCTCGGCACCATCGCCCACTCCGGCTCCGAGGAGTTCAAGGCGGAAAACGCCCAGAGCCAGGGCGACGCGGTAGACATCATCGGCCGCTTCGGCGTGGGCTTCTACTCCGCCTTCATGGTGGCCAAGGAGGTCAGCGTGACCACGCGCGCCTACGGCTCCGACGAGTGCTTCCGTTGGACCTCGGATGGCATCGAGGGTTACACGATCTCGCCGGTCACCGCGGACGATCCAATATATAGGGCCCAGAGCGGCTCGGACATCGTCTTGACCCTCAAGGACAACACCGACGACGTCAGCTACGACGAGTTCCTCTCCGAGTACAAGCTCAAGGACCTCATCACCCGTTACAGCAACTACGTGCGCTACCCCGTCAAGATGCTCGTCACCAAGAGCCGCCAGAAGGATAAGCCGGCCGATGCGGGCGACGACTACAAGCCCGAGTGGGAGGACTACACCGAGCTCGACACCGTGAACTCGATGACCCCCATCTGGAAGAAGCGCGCCGCCGACGTCACCAAAGAGGAGTACGCGGAGTTCTACAAGTCCACCTTCCACGACTGGGCCGACCCGGCGCGCACCTTCAGCCTGCACGCCGAGGGCGCGCTCGAGTACGACGCGCTGCTGTTCATCCCCGGCCAGGCCCCCTTCGACCTCTACAGCCGCGACTACGAGAAGGGCCTCGAGCTCTACAGCTCCAACGTCCTCATCATGGAAAAGTGCGCCGACCTCGTGCCTGACTACTACAATTTCGTGCGCGGCGTGGTCGACTCCTCGGACGTCTCGCTCAACATCTCGCGCGAGACCCTCCAGCAGACCCGCCAGCTCCAGGCCATGTCCCGCAGGATCGAGAAGAAGATCACCTCAGAGCTGGGGGCCCTGCGCGACGATGACCGCGAGGCCTACGAGAAGTTCTTCGAGAACTTCGGGCGCGGTCTCAAGTACGGCCTCTACCAGAGCTACGGCTCAAAGAAGGACGAGCTCGCGGACCTCTTGCTGTTCTGGAGCGCCCGCGAGGAGAAGATGGTGACGCTGGCCGAGTACGCCGCCGCCATGCCGGACGGCCAGGCCGCGATCTACTACGCCGCCGGCGACGACCGTGAGCGCCTGGCCAAGATGCCGGTGGTCAAGGCCGTGCTCGCCAAGGGCTACGACGTGCTGCTCTGCACCGCTGACGTGGACGAGTTCTGCTTCCAGGCCATGCGAGACTTCGAGGCCAAGGGCCTGCCCAAGGCCTACGAGTCTGACGAGGCCCGCGAGGCGGCTGCCCAGGCCGTGGCCGACGGCGCTGAGCCCGAGCTCGAGGACCGCACGCTCGAGCTCAAGAACGTCTCCGCAGGCGACCTCGACCTGGCCACGGACGAGGAGAAGTCCGCCGCCCAGGAGGCCACCAAGGCCAACGAGGACCTGTTCAACGCCATGAAGGAGGCGTTGGGCGACAAGGTCGAGAAGGTCGCGGTCTCCACGCGCCTCGCCGGCGACGACGCGCCGGCCGTGATTACCTCCGAGGGCCCGGTCTCCCTGGGCATGGAGAAGGTCCTTTCGGCCGGCCCCGAGTCCGGCGAGGCCCCCAAGGCCACGCGCGTGCTCGAGGTCAACGCCGCCCACCCGGTCTTCGAGAAGCTCAGGGCCGCCCAGGACTCGGGCGACAAGGAGCGCCTCTCGTTGTACGCGGGGCTCCTCTACGACCAGGCGCTTCTCGTCGAGGGCATCATGCCCACCGACCCCGTGGCCTTTGCCTCCCAGGTCTGCAAGCTCATGTAG
- a CDS encoding CHAD domain-containing protein — protein MVKMLVLVRHGVPEAVSASGSDFDRRLTPSGVRALEQAYPRTFGLLADGLEAALWSSPAVRALETAQVVADVVDAPGIEARDSLYAQDLPAFLGELEAADAETVVAVGHAPFVDLAATRLVGTAPTFDKGGVAAIELPEGPHAPGRLRWFVAGPDAAVWEELAVVERAVAGAAADLVGLAREFLATPEDAEALRSFRVALRRVRSLLQFLGSWQSKKQNRRSEHALKELQTASGRLRSLDILAQTVADLVEGGELAENSLLPLATAKERALECSSLLEFMRAQHSGKGLSRLSDDLADLSWKSRVLVSGLTEQDFQARFDEELAAVDDDLFGLDLRDEDAVFSARRDAKEMHYVAERLGAVLGPERAQMSEYMDEIQVELGALSDARRNQRLAEECARSPRFGGVRADLGVVARDQSEVVSAITSGLERLEVGGRPGKDH, from the coding sequence ATGGTCAAGATGCTGGTTCTTGTTCGGCACGGCGTGCCCGAGGCGGTCTCCGCCTCTGGCTCGGACTTCGATCGCCGCCTCACGCCCTCGGGCGTCCGCGCCCTCGAGCAGGCCTATCCGCGCACGTTCGGCCTGCTCGCAGACGGCCTCGAGGCCGCGCTCTGGAGCAGCCCGGCCGTGCGTGCCCTCGAGACGGCCCAGGTCGTGGCCGACGTCGTGGACGCCCCCGGCATCGAGGCGCGCGACTCCCTCTACGCGCAGGACCTGCCGGCGTTTCTCGGCGAGCTCGAGGCTGCGGACGCTGAGACCGTCGTGGCCGTGGGCCACGCGCCGTTCGTGGACCTTGCCGCCACGCGTCTCGTGGGCACGGCACCCACGTTCGACAAGGGCGGCGTTGCCGCGATCGAGCTGCCCGAGGGGCCGCACGCGCCCGGTCGCCTGCGCTGGTTCGTGGCCGGACCCGACGCCGCCGTCTGGGAGGAGCTCGCGGTGGTGGAGCGCGCCGTCGCGGGGGCCGCCGCCGACCTCGTGGGCCTCGCGCGGGAGTTCCTCGCCACGCCCGAGGACGCGGAGGCGCTGCGCTCCTTCAGGGTCGCGCTGCGGCGCGTCCGCTCACTTCTGCAGTTCCTCGGATCCTGGCAGTCCAAGAAGCAGAACCGCCGCTCGGAGCATGCGCTCAAGGAGCTCCAGACGGCCTCCGGGCGCCTGCGCTCCCTCGACATCCTCGCACAGACCGTCGCCGACCTCGTGGAGGGCGGCGAGCTTGCCGAGAATAGCCTCCTGCCCCTTGCGACGGCGAAGGAGCGTGCGCTCGAGTGCTCCTCGCTTCTGGAGTTCATGCGCGCGCAGCACTCGGGCAAGGGGCTGTCCCGCCTGTCCGATGACCTCGCTGACCTGAGCTGGAAGTCTCGCGTCCTTGTGAGCGGCCTTACCGAGCAGGACTTCCAGGCGCGCTTCGACGAGGAGCTCGCGGCGGTCGACGATGACCTCTTCGGCCTCGACCTGCGCGACGAGGACGCGGTCTTCTCCGCGCGCCGCGACGCCAAGGAGATGCACTACGTGGCCGAGCGCCTGGGCGCCGTCTTGGGCCCCGAGCGTGCGCAGATGAGCGAGTACATGGACGAGATCCAGGTCGAGCTGGGTGCCCTGTCCGACGCGCGCAGAAACCAGCGCCTCGCCGAGGAGTGCGCGCGCAGCCCGCGCTTCGGCGGCGTTCGCGCCGACCTGGGCGTCGTTGCGCGCGACCAGTCCGAAGTCGTCTCGGCGATCACCTCGGGCCTCGAGCGCCTCGAGGTCGGCGGTCGCCCGGGGAAGGACCACTAG
- the fumC gene encoding class II fumarate hydratase, protein MGEDAGAAARDAGVDAAAFRVERDSMGEMRVPPGALWGAQTERSHENFPIGTERMPVEVVRALALVKKAAARANCALGQLDATDAGLICAAADEVLAGDHDEDFPLLVWQTGSGTQSNMNMNEVLANRGNQIAGARRLHPNDTVNMSQSSNDTFPTAMHVAAARALTGRLLPAIDGLVATFRDLEAASAGVVKSGRTHLQDAVPISFSQEVSGWRGLLESSRDQLEASLDPLMRLALGGTAVGTGLNAPEGFGDAAAAELALLTGLPFVGDPNKFRALTGKDSLVFSHGAVKGLAANMMKIANDVRWLASGPRLGLGEISIPANEPGSSIMPGKVNPTQCEAVTMVAAQVMGNDCAIGIAASQGNFELNVFMPVIAYDYLQSVRLLADAIRSFDERCASGIVANRARMRHNLHDSLMLVTCLNPCIGYDNAARVAKKAFAEGTSLRAACVSLGLLTPERFDEVFKPEEMV, encoded by the coding sequence GTGGGCGAAGACGCAGGCGCTGCAGCGCGGGACGCGGGCGTAGACGCGGCAGCCTTCCGCGTCGAGCGCGACTCGATGGGGGAGATGCGCGTGCCGCCCGGAGCCCTCTGGGGTGCCCAGACCGAGCGCAGTCACGAGAACTTTCCCATAGGCACGGAACGCATGCCCGTCGAGGTTGTGCGCGCCCTCGCGCTGGTCAAGAAGGCAGCGGCGCGGGCCAACTGCGCGCTGGGGCAGCTCGACGCCACCGACGCCGGTCTTATCTGCGCCGCTGCCGACGAGGTCCTCGCCGGTGACCACGACGAGGACTTCCCGCTCTTGGTCTGGCAGACAGGCTCGGGCACGCAATCCAACATGAACATGAACGAGGTGCTCGCCAACAGGGGCAACCAGATTGCGGGAGCCCGGAGGCTGCATCCCAACGACACCGTGAACATGAGCCAGTCGTCCAACGACACCTTCCCCACGGCCATGCACGTGGCCGCCGCACGCGCGCTGACGGGGCGGCTGCTGCCGGCGATCGACGGCCTCGTGGCCACCTTCCGCGACCTGGAGGCCGCAAGCGCGGGCGTGGTCAAGAGCGGGCGCACGCACCTGCAGGACGCGGTGCCCATCTCCTTCTCCCAGGAGGTCTCGGGCTGGCGCGGGCTTCTCGAGTCCTCGCGCGACCAGCTCGAGGCCAGCCTCGACCCCCTCATGCGCCTGGCGCTCGGAGGCACGGCGGTGGGCACCGGGCTCAACGCCCCCGAGGGCTTCGGCGACGCGGCCGCCGCCGAGCTCGCGCTCCTCACGGGGCTGCCCTTCGTGGGCGACCCCAACAAGTTTCGCGCGCTCACGGGCAAGGACTCCCTGGTCTTCAGCCACGGGGCCGTCAAGGGGCTCGCCGCCAACATGATGAAGATCGCCAACGACGTGCGCTGGCTCGCGTCCGGGCCGCGCCTGGGCCTGGGCGAGATCTCCATCCCGGCCAACGAGCCGGGCAGCTCCATCATGCCGGGCAAGGTCAACCCCACCCAGTGCGAGGCGGTCACCATGGTGGCTGCCCAGGTCATGGGCAACGACTGCGCCATTGGCATCGCGGCCTCGCAGGGCAACTTCGAGCTTAACGTCTTCATGCCCGTGATTGCCTACGACTACCTGCAGTCCGTGCGCCTGCTCGCCGACGCGATTCGCTCGTTCGACGAGCGCTGCGCCTCGGGGATCGTGGCCAACCGCGCGCGGATGCGCCATAACCTGCATGACTCGCTCATGCTCGTGACGTGCCTCAACCCCTGCATCGGCTACGACAACGCGGCGCGCGTGGCCAAGAAGGCCTTCGCCGAGGGCACGTCCCTGCGCGCGGCGTGCGTCTCGCTGGGGCTGCTCACGCCCGAGCGCTTCGACGAGGTGTTCAAACCAGAGGAGATGGTCTAG
- a CDS encoding O-acetylhomoserine aminocarboxypropyltransferase/cysteine synthase family protein, with product MPQNQSDAKGSSPDPNPKGSPSPSIDTRCVQAGYTPGDGEPRQVPIVQSTTFRYDTSEHMGQLFDLEAQGYFYTRLQNPTNDAVAAKICALEGAAAGMLTSSGQAANFFALFNICEQGSHVVSSSAVYGGTFNLLAHTMAKMGIESTFVSPDCTDEELAAAFRPNTRAVFGETIANPALAVLDIERFATAAHDHGVPLIVDNTFPTPVMCRPIEWGTDIVTHSTTKYMDGHGAAVGGAIVDSGNFDWMAHAQKFPGLTAPDESYHGIVYAEKFGQAGAFITKATSQLMRDFGSIQSPQHAFLLNLGLESLHVRMPQHFKNGLAVAEHLAQSPLVSSVRFPHLPGDPYFDLAQKYMPHGGSGVVSFELAGGRAAAEKFMAALRLASIETHVADARTCCLHPASSTHRQMNDEELAAAGISASMVRFSCGLEGTEDLIADIDQALAAI from the coding sequence ATGCCCCAGAACCAGAGCGATGCCAAGGGCTCAAGCCCCGATCCAAACCCGAAAGGGAGTCCAAGTCCGAGCATTGACACCCGCTGCGTGCAGGCGGGCTACACGCCCGGTGACGGCGAGCCGCGTCAGGTGCCCATCGTGCAGTCCACGACGTTCAGGTACGACACGTCCGAGCACATGGGTCAGCTCTTCGACCTGGAGGCCCAGGGCTACTTCTACACGCGCCTGCAGAACCCCACCAACGACGCCGTGGCAGCCAAGATCTGCGCGCTCGAGGGTGCGGCGGCGGGCATGCTCACGAGCTCGGGGCAGGCGGCGAACTTCTTCGCGCTGTTCAACATCTGCGAGCAGGGCTCGCACGTGGTGTCGAGCTCGGCCGTCTACGGCGGCACGTTCAACCTGCTCGCGCACACCATGGCAAAGATGGGCATCGAGAGCACGTTCGTCTCGCCAGACTGCACCGACGAGGAGCTCGCGGCGGCCTTCAGGCCCAACACGCGCGCCGTCTTCGGCGAGACGATCGCCAACCCCGCGCTGGCCGTGCTCGACATAGAGCGCTTCGCCACGGCCGCACACGACCACGGTGTGCCCCTGATCGTGGACAACACCTTCCCCACGCCTGTCATGTGCCGGCCCATCGAGTGGGGGACGGACATCGTGACCCACTCCACGACCAAGTACATGGACGGCCACGGCGCCGCGGTGGGGGGCGCGATCGTGGACTCCGGCAACTTCGACTGGATGGCGCACGCGCAGAAGTTCCCCGGCCTCACCGCTCCCGACGAGTCCTATCACGGCATCGTCTATGCGGAGAAGTTCGGTCAGGCAGGTGCCTTCATCACCAAGGCGACCTCCCAGCTCATGCGCGACTTTGGCTCCATCCAGAGCCCGCAGCACGCGTTTTTGCTCAACCTGGGCCTCGAGAGCCTACACGTGCGCATGCCGCAGCACTTCAAGAACGGACTGGCCGTGGCCGAGCACCTCGCCCAGAGCCCGCTCGTCTCCTCGGTCCGCTTCCCGCACCTGCCGGGCGACCCCTACTTCGACCTGGCGCAGAAGTACATGCCCCACGGGGGCAGCGGCGTGGTCTCCTTCGAGCTCGCGGGCGGTCGTGCGGCTGCCGAGAAGTTCATGGCCGCGCTGCGCCTGGCCTCGATCGAGACGCACGTGGCCGACGCGCGCACCTGCTGTTTGCACCCGGCCTCCTCGACGCATCGCCAGATGAACGACGAGGAGCTCGCCGCCGCGGGCATCTCGGCGTCCATGGTGCGCTTCTCGTGCGGCCTCGAGGGCACCGAGGACCTTATCGCTGACATCGACCAGGCCCTCGCCGCGATCTAG
- a CDS encoding FKBP-type peptidyl-prolyl cis-trans isomerase produces MSNDGKKVKVHYVGTLDDGTKFDSSRDRDEPLAFTCMAGQMIKGFDAAVREMSVGEVRDVHIPAEEAYGLKRDELVQTIPLSALPGAEELEVGAHVMLSSPDGQPFPATVAALGEGSITFDMNHELAGQALNFNIELLGVE; encoded by the coding sequence ATGAGCAACGACGGCAAGAAGGTCAAGGTCCATTACGTGGGCACCCTCGACGACGGCACGAAGTTCGACTCCTCGCGCGACCGCGACGAGCCGCTCGCCTTCACCTGCATGGCCGGCCAGATGATCAAGGGCTTCGACGCCGCCGTGCGCGAGATGAGCGTAGGCGAGGTGCGCGACGTGCACATCCCAGCTGAAGAGGCCTACGGTCTGAAGCGTGACGAGCTCGTCCAGACCATCCCCCTGAGCGCGCTGCCCGGTGCCGAGGAGCTCGAGGTGGGCGCCCACGTCATGCTCTCCTCGCCGGACGGCCAGCCCTTCCCGGCCACGGTGGCCGCCCTCGGGGAGGGCAGCATCACCTTTGACATGAACCACGAGCTCGCCGGTCAGGCGCTCAACTTCAACATCGAGCTCCTCGGGGTCGAGTAG
- a CDS encoding IS256 family transposase — protein MSEQIVSVDEEAIKSDLRELVKTTVREAINAMLDEEAEDLVGAERYERTAERDAYRSGHYKRKLTTASGEIELSVPKLQGMRFETAVIERYRCRETSVEEAMMEMRLAGVSTRRIEDVSEILRGSKVSATTVSNLNEKAFGSVEKWRLRPLEGEYPYVYIDGIYLKRSWGGSYENVAVMVAIGVNADGYREIIGCAEGLTETKDSWKEFLAWLKDRGLRGVRMLTGDKSLGMPGAIEEVFPQARRQRWTVHFYRNVFSKVPKNKRPYVAKMLKAIHAQESFEASMGKVGEVVAELRNMRLPTAAKTVGEGVAETLPYTNFPMQHWTRIRTNNAIERLNREIRRRTRVVGTFPDGHAALMLVAARCKYVAESDWGTRRYLDVSMLEGSEA, from the coding sequence ATATCCGAGCAAATCGTATCAGTCGACGAGGAAGCGATAAAGAGCGACCTGAGAGAACTTGTCAAAACAACGGTGCGGGAAGCCATCAATGCGATGCTCGACGAAGAGGCCGAAGACCTCGTGGGCGCGGAGCGCTACGAGCGCACGGCCGAACGCGATGCCTACCGTTCTGGCCATTACAAGCGCAAGCTCACGACCGCTTCCGGCGAGATCGAGCTGAGCGTGCCTAAGCTGCAGGGCATGCGTTTCGAGACCGCGGTCATCGAACGATACCGTTGTCGTGAGACCAGCGTCGAGGAAGCCATGATGGAGATGCGTCTGGCTGGGGTCTCGACCAGAAGAATCGAGGACGTGAGCGAGATACTGAGGGGCTCCAAGGTATCCGCCACCACGGTATCGAATCTCAACGAGAAGGCATTTGGAAGTGTCGAGAAATGGCGCCTCCGTCCTCTGGAGGGCGAATACCCCTACGTCTACATCGATGGCATTTATCTCAAGCGCAGCTGGGGAGGATCGTACGAGAACGTCGCGGTGATGGTCGCCATCGGCGTCAACGCAGACGGATACCGTGAGATCATCGGCTGCGCCGAGGGCCTCACCGAGACCAAGGATTCATGGAAAGAGTTCCTGGCCTGGTTGAAAGATCGCGGCCTCAGGGGCGTACGCATGCTCACCGGTGACAAATCGCTCGGGATGCCGGGAGCTATCGAGGAAGTATTTCCTCAAGCGAGGCGCCAGCGGTGGACCGTACATTTCTATCGCAATGTCTTTTCCAAGGTTCCCAAGAACAAGAGGCCCTACGTTGCCAAGATGCTCAAAGCAATTCATGCCCAGGAGAGCTTCGAGGCATCGATGGGGAAGGTTGGAGAGGTGGTCGCCGAGCTTAGGAACATGCGACTGCCCACTGCGGCCAAGACCGTCGGGGAAGGAGTCGCAGAGACGCTGCCCTATACGAACTTTCCCATGCAGCATTGGACACGAATACGCACGAACAACGCCATCGAGAGGCTCAATCGCGAGATCAGGCGCCGAACCCGTGTGGTGGGTACGTTTCCCGACGGTCATGCAGCGTTGATGCTGGTCGCCGCCAGATGCAAGTACGTCGCCGAATCGGACTGGGGAACGAGACGCTACCTGGACGTGTCCATGTTGGAAGGATCGGAGGCCTGA
- a CDS encoding AraC family transcriptional regulator codes for MDEVKLDSYLQQMTNSETWHIQHPGKPSPVYQTTPTVNVEGQEVMLFDWKNTLLERSIALVKETRFTTIPPHVNHDMELSYVYDGTCSFLVNRKRISLSRGDVIIFDTDVIRSSPSYKTANDIVISMVFRKEFFDSMFLSRLPGGGILTNFLFEYISKRRRHDKFLLVPAKYAGNMDDLMRLLCEEYFFPDRYSSHLQASYVTSIMLELIRGLTYRGEASGRVPAPGDKIVDILDHIERNYKSCTLTSTAAKYGYSTNYLGNLLKSKTGKTFSQIKVSQQMSEAAYLLLNTSLTIGETAEKVGICNMSYFYRQFRDYFKMGPKEYQKTTRT; via the coding sequence TTGGACGAAGTCAAGCTCGACTCATATCTCCAACAGATGACCAATTCCGAGACCTGGCATATTCAGCATCCTGGAAAGCCGAGCCCCGTCTACCAGACGACTCCCACCGTCAATGTGGAAGGTCAGGAGGTAATGCTGTTTGACTGGAAGAACACCTTGCTCGAGCGGAGCATCGCCCTTGTGAAGGAAACTCGCTTCACCACCATCCCACCCCATGTGAACCACGATATGGAGTTGAGCTACGTCTATGATGGGACCTGTAGCTTTCTCGTAAACCGAAAACGAATCTCGCTCTCGCGTGGGGACGTCATCATCTTCGACACAGACGTCATACGTTCGTCTCCCAGCTATAAGACGGCGAATGACATCGTCATCTCGATGGTTTTTCGTAAAGAGTTCTTCGACTCGATGTTTCTCAGCCGTCTGCCAGGCGGGGGAATCCTGACCAACTTCCTCTTCGAGTACATCTCCAAACGACGGCGACACGATAAGTTCCTTCTGGTTCCAGCAAAATACGCTGGCAACATGGACGACCTCATGCGACTACTCTGCGAGGAATACTTCTTCCCGGACCGATATAGTTCCCATCTACAAGCCAGCTATGTCACATCAATCATGCTCGAGCTCATAAGGGGGCTTACGTACCGAGGGGAAGCATCGGGAAGGGTCCCTGCTCCGGGTGACAAGATCGTGGACATACTTGACCACATCGAACGGAATTACAAGTCATGCACACTCACGTCAACCGCGGCAAAGTATGGATACAGCACCAACTACCTAGGAAACCTGCTGAAAAGCAAGACGGGAAAAACCTTCAGCCAAATCAAAGTAAGTCAGCAGATGAGCGAAGCAGCCTATCTGCTTCTGAATACCTCTCTAACCATTGGCGAGACAGCCGAGAAAGTCGGGATATGCAACATGAGTTACTTCTACAGGCAATTCCGAGACTACTTCAAGATGGGACCGAAGGAATACCAGAAGACGACACGGACGTAA
- a CDS encoding glycoside hydrolase family 1 protein, with translation MLKSGFDEDFLWGGAISASQADGGWMQGGKGKNTQDCRWLDGTWSHERVEEKHQNNPFSSVELETALSDDGTDFYPFRRGIDFYHHYKDDIALFEEMGLRLFRTSICWSRIFPNGDDAEPNAEGIAFYHDMFSECHKHGIKVFCTMLHYDIPVNLVTKYGGWKSRRTIEFFTRYVETIVDALGDVVDFWLPFNEFNAGRFSPWDGVCLVRDAEGDSFDQEVFQCLHHEFVANARAVQIVHEKLPGTPVGGMIARFCTYPATCKPEDNLQAIQDDQYANWFYTDVMTRGKYPAYMDRYFDRLGIKIEIEEGDEELLSENTVDFLAFSYYFSQISTTSQGWEKTAGNLVMANKNPYLETSEWGWQMDPIGLRVTLNQMWDRYQLPLYIAENGLGTADLLNEDGTIHDGYRIDYLRRHVECLKQAVIDGVDVRGYMVWGFIDVVACGPLTMDKRYGLIYVDLDNCGKGSGKRYRKDSFYWYQRCIASNGRDLD, from the coding sequence ATGTTGAAGAGTGGGTTCGACGAGGACTTCCTTTGGGGTGGGGCCATTTCAGCATCCCAAGCCGACGGTGGCTGGATGCAGGGAGGGAAGGGAAAGAACACCCAGGACTGTCGTTGGCTTGACGGTACCTGGAGTCATGAGCGGGTCGAGGAGAAGCACCAGAACAACCCCTTCTCGTCCGTGGAACTCGAGACTGCGCTGTCTGACGACGGTACTGATTTCTATCCCTTTAGGCGCGGCATCGACTTCTATCACCATTACAAGGATGACATCGCCCTGTTCGAAGAGATGGGCCTGAGACTCTTCAGGACCTCGATCTGCTGGTCGCGGATCTTCCCTAACGGAGACGATGCAGAGCCGAACGCAGAGGGCATCGCCTTCTACCACGACATGTTCTCTGAGTGTCACAAGCATGGGATAAAGGTCTTCTGCACAATGCTGCACTATGACATCCCCGTGAATCTGGTTACGAAGTACGGAGGCTGGAAAAGTAGGAGAACCATCGAGTTCTTTACCCGTTACGTTGAGACGATCGTCGACGCGCTTGGTGATGTCGTGGACTTCTGGCTTCCCTTTAATGAGTTCAACGCGGGACGCTTCTCCCCGTGGGACGGTGTCTGCCTTGTCCGGGATGCTGAGGGGGACTCCTTTGACCAAGAGGTTTTCCAGTGTTTGCATCATGAGTTCGTTGCGAATGCAAGGGCGGTCCAGATCGTCCATGAGAAATTGCCCGGAACGCCGGTTGGAGGAATGATTGCGCGCTTCTGCACTTATCCAGCGACGTGCAAACCCGAGGACAACCTTCAGGCCATCCAGGATGACCAGTATGCCAATTGGTTCTACACGGATGTCATGACCCGAGGCAAGTATCCGGCATACATGGATCGCTACTTCGACAGGCTCGGAATCAAGATTGAAATCGAGGAGGGAGACGAGGAACTTCTTAGCGAGAATACCGTCGACTTTCTCGCCTTTTCATATTACTTCTCGCAGATCTCCACGACGAGTCAGGGGTGGGAGAAGACGGCGGGCAACCTGGTCATGGCCAACAAGAACCCCTATCTGGAGACCTCTGAATGGGGTTGGCAGATGGACCCCATTGGACTGCGTGTGACTCTCAACCAGATGTGGGATCGCTATCAGCTTCCTCTCTACATAGCGGAGAACGGCCTTGGTACGGCTGACCTCCTCAACGAGGATGGGACCATTCACGATGGCTATCGCATTGACTACCTGCGGCGTCACGTGGAATGCCTGAAGCAGGCCGTCATCGACGGGGTCGACGTTCGAGGCTATATGGTCTGGGGCTTCATAGATGTGGTTGCTTGCGGGCCCCTCACCATGGACAAGCGCTATGGGCTCATCTACGTAGACCTCGACAACTGTGGAAAGGGGTCAGGAAAGCGCTATCGCAAGGATTCGTTCTATTGGTACCAGCGCTGCATCGCGAGCAATGGCAGGGACTTGGACTAG